The sequence TTTACTCATGATTTCAGGTCCATTAATTACAATAAAGTGTGCATTAGCTTCATTTGCTACTGCTTTTGCAAGTAATGTTTTTCCTGTACCTGGTGGTCCGCTAAGTAATACTCCTTTAGGTGCAGATATTCCTAGTTGTTTGAAGAGTTCTGGTCTTTTCATTGGCATTTCTACCATTTCTCTGACCTTTTTAACTTCGTTTGTTAATCCACCGATGTCTTCATATGATACATCTATTAGGTTTTCTACTCCTTCGAATTTACTTGGATCTACTGGTTTTGTTTCCATTTCAATGTCTGTTGCGTTTGTAATTCTTACAGGACCTAATGGTTTTGTATTTACTACTGCGAGTTTTATTTCACCTAATGATGTTTCTGATGCCATCATTTGACTAAAGAGGTCATCAAACATTGATGGTGGTCTTTGTTGACGTCTTACTCCTGTTACAATGATATCTCCTTTGTTTACAACTCTGTCTACAAAGATGCTACTAAGATTCCCTTGGATTGCTATTTCTTGATCTACTGGTGCGAGTTTTACTTTTTTAGCGTCTTTGATTACTGCTGGTCTTACTGTTACTTCTTCACCTATAGATGTTCCTGCATTTTTACGGATATAGCTATCGATTCTTATGATTCCGAGACTTATATCAGATTGTGATGCTATTACAGTAGCTGTTGTTATTTTTTCTCCTTCAATTTCAATTATATCTCCATCTCTTAATCCGAGATCGGACATACATTGTGGGTCAATTCTTGCTACAGATCTTCCTATGTCTGATTGGGAGAAGGCTTCGGCTACTTTTAGTTTTAGTTCTTTATTATTATCCATCCTTATCTCTCCGTGTTTTGATTATATTTTTTTTGTATTTTTTTTAAATATTTGATTTCTACTAATAAGGGTTTTCATTTGTGTTGAAAAGTTATTAGTTTTTAAAAAATAAATTTTTAATTTTATTTTTTTTGTAAATAATAGTTTGTCATGTGTTTTTATTTATAGTTTTTTATAAAATGTAAATTTTATTGATTTTTATTAAAGTTTATATTATTATAATTATTATAAATTATTACATGTTTTATTTTAGTTACTTTTTGTAATTATAACTTATATTATAAGTAGTATATATACTTTTCGGTTAACTATATATATAATTAGTTAGTTTATAGTCAAATAAAAATAACAGTATTAAAAAATTAAGTAAAATTTAATAAATCTATGCAATAAAAACAAAAAATAATAAAAAAAGAAAATTAACAAAAAATATATATAGTAATAAAACTAACAAACAGTTTTATAAAAATGAAATATTAAAATTAATCTAAAAAAAATATAAAAAAGAGTATGGATAATTATCTGATTATTCCACCAATACCAAGCATATAATCCTCAACAACTTCTTTATCAGATTTATTAAATACAGAATATGTAAAAGTATAACTCATGAACCCATCTTTAATCTGTTTTCCAGCATAAACATCTTTTAATTCTACACTTATTATTGGCTCAATTTTAGAAAACATATCAAGTAATACTTCCTCATTACAACTCACAGGTAATATGACTGATATATCATAATTATGTATAGGAAGATTATCTACTTTCCACTGATAAATTTCATCATCAGACATTATTGTAACATTTGAAATTTTAAGTGTAATGGTATTATTTTTAAGATCTAATATTGTAACATTATCAGAATTAACATTAATTACCTTACCTATATGAACATTACCAGAATATTGATGTTGAAGTCCAATTTCAGATCCAATAGAATTTTTTATATGTTTAAAATCATCTGTTAGTATACTTATTGCTTTATCAGATCGACCAAGAGCTTCTTCATACTCATCTAAGTAACGTGCTGATGAACTCATATTTTTAACAAATTCTTCTTCTTCATCATTATTTATAAGATCAGATAAGTATTGCATTTGTTTAATTAACTCACCACGAGCATATTGTGTTTTTGGATTTGACTTTTGTATTGAATAGTATAAATAAGGATTCTGGGATACTATACGACTTATCATATCAAGCATAAGACTATATACTGGACTTGCAAATTCACGTGATTTTTTAACACTAATTTGTAGTTGTTGTATTGTTGATGCTATACTAATATATGAAAAATGTGTAAGTCCTTGTACTACACTCATTGTTTTATCATGTTCTTGAGGTGTACTTACAACTATCTTTGCACCTTTTTTATTAAGATAATGAAATACCTTTTCATACCATAAATCACACCGCTTATCTATAGGTGTAAGTATTACAACTTGTCCATCTAGTGATGTGATTCTAGGACCAAACATAGGATGTGTTGGTAGTATATTAACATTACTTGGTGCATATTTAGTAAGTGTTTCTGCTGTTTCTGTTTTTACTGATGTTACATCAACAAGAAGTGATCCTTCCTGTGCATGTGGTGCTACTTGTTTTATTGTATCTACCATATACTCAATAGGTACACTAAAAATTGTTATATCTGCGTTTTTAACAGCTTCAATGTTATCATCTGTATAATTTACATTAAGTTTATTTGCTACTTTTTCTCCAGAATCTTTATTACGACTTGTAATGGTTATGTTGAAGTTATCTTTTTTTAGTTCTTGGGCTATCCATTTTCCAAGTCCTCTAGTTCCTCCAATAATACTTATTTTTATATTTTCATTACAAGTCATAATATATCTTTTTCTCCTATTTTGTTGTTCTAGTATTTATTATATTTTTTTTAATTTTTATAATACTTTATCTTTTTTATATTTCTATTTTTGATGCTTTGCGTTTTCCATAATATTCATTTATTACTTTTAGCACTTCTCTAACTTTTGGATTTTCTAGTAGTTCTATAAATGCTTTTAGTTCATTTTCATTTTTTAGATATATTCCTCTTTTTTTAACTGGTTGTCCATTTACTGATGGGTTTAGTTCTACAAATACATTTTGGTTGTTTTTTTGTTCTGGTGTTTTAACAAGAAAAACTCCTTCTACGTTTGTTTGTATTCTTTCCCATGGTATTGCTTCTTCTACTGTTTGTATTAGTATTTTTTTCTGTTCTTGATTCATAATGTTTTTAAGTTTTTTTCACCACAATTAATTTTTGTGTGTATTTAGTAGTTTTGTATGTTTTACTATAAAAAAGTATTACTTTTAGTATATATTTTTATTACTTATTTATACATATAATAAAAAATATAATATAGTATAACAATTAAAAAAAAGGGAAAAAATAATAAAAAAAGGAGTAAAACACCACCATGCAAATAAAAAAACAAGACAAAAAACAAGGACTAATAGAAGTAATACCAGAATCACTTGATGATCTATGGCACCTATCACACATAATACAACCAGGAGACTACATAACAACACTAACAACAAGACGAATACAAGATAACAACTCAGGAAAAACAAGATCAGATCGAGGAGTTAAAAAAACATTCTATCTTTCAATACGTGTTGAAAAAATAAGCTTCCACAAATACACAGGAATGCTAAGATTAACTGGGATAATAGAATCAGGACCTGAAGATCTAATACCACTTGGATCATACCATACAATAAATGTACAAATAAATCACCCAATACAAATAAGAAAAACATGGAACAAATGGGCACTAGACCGATTAAATGAAGCAATAGAAGCATCAAAAAGAGCACCTGAAATAATAGTAGCAATAGAAGATAATATAACAGAACTTGGAATAATAAAACAATACGGAATAGACTACATAGGACCAATAATAGGAGACATATCAGGAAAAAGAAACATACAAAAAAATCGAAAAGAAAAAATCGATGAATACTACCAGCAAATAACAGACACAATACTAAAACATAACAACCTAAATAAACTAATTATAATAGGACCAGGATTTACAAAAAATGGATACTACGAATATCTAACTGATCACTACCCAGAAATAGCAAAAAAATCAATACTAGAAAGCACAGGAGCAGGAGGACATGCAGGAATACAAGAAGTACTAAAAAATGGACTAATCGAATCACTCTCAAAAGATGCAAAAATAGCAAAAGAAACAACACAAGTAAATAAACTACTTGAAGAAATAGGAAAATCATCACAACAAGTAACATATGCCACAAAAAACACACAAAATGCAGCAAATATGGGAGCAATAGAACAACTACTTGTAGTAGATAATATGGTACGAAACCCTGAAATACAACAAATCATGAATACAACCGAAAACATGGGCGGACATGTAATGATAATAAGTAGTGAACATGATGCAGGAAAACAACTAGAAGCACTAGGATCAATAGCAGCCTTCCTAAGATATCCAATATAAACTTAAAAAAATAAATTACTCGTAGTATAAAAAAAGAATAAAAAAGAAGAATAACACTATAATACTAAATCAACAAGAATTATATTATTTTAAAACTTTTCTATTTATTTTTTTGCCTGTATTAAACAAATAAACCATTTTTGCCATTAGTTCCAGATTATATCCAATATTAATCCCCTATTTTTTTTAGTTATCTTCTTTTATGTGTTTTTTAACAAAATTAACAAGATGTGCTGATGAATTAAGAATCTCATTAGAATACTTATATGTTGCTTTTTTCATTTCATCTTTATTTTCTAATGCTTTATTTACATTTTCTGAAATATCATCTATATGACTTTCAATTACAGCACCATCAAATACCTTGGAAAGTCCATGATATCGTCCATATTTAACACCAATTACAACAACAACAGGTAAGTTACATGCAATTGTTTCATGAAGTGTAAGTCCATCATCTGTAATAATAGCAAGATCAATTAAGTCATAAAGATCTTTAATATAATTAATATATCCAAGATTAATAATATTTGGATGATCTAAAATATCATTAATTCCATCATGAAGTGGTGCACCTATAACAAATATGTTAACATCATCATTTTCTTCAGCATACTTACGTGCTGCTTTTGCCATATCATCAAATAATGTAGAACCTGATGCAAATAATACACTTTTATGATCTGGATTAAATTTCTCTGGAAGCTTATCTAAGATTTTTTCTTTATTACCTGTTATAATATCATTTTTTATAGGTGAATACTGATGTTGTACCTCATATTTTGATGAAAGACTTTTATTTGTAAATGATGGTGATTCAGGAAGTAGAAGTGTTGGATTAAGTTTTAATGATATTTTTGTATCTGTTGGTGTTGCAACTACTCCAACTGATGGTACTCCTGCAAGTTTTGCTGATAAACATCCAATAACAGCTCCTCCTCCAATAACTCCTATTACTCCATCAGCTTTTTCTTTTTTAATTAATTTTCTTCCATCAAGTACTGCTTTAACAGTTTTTAATCCTGCTTTCATGAGTCTAGATTTTGATGCAGCATGTCCACCTGCTGCTGGTATTGGAGATTTTAACCATTCAATATTTCTTTTTTTAAAGTAATATCCAGGTGCACTTGGATCTAGAACTACTTTTGATGAAATATTTTCATCTTTTAAAGTTTTAGAGATATTATATGCAGTTACTGCATCTCCTCCTATACCTCTTCCTGTTACAAAAATTAATAATTTCATTATATAATACCTTCCTTATCATAAAAAAATAAAGTTTTTCCCTTTTTTATATTGTTCTATTATATCTTTTTAGTTAATATTACATATTAAACTAATTACTATTAACTTTTTTAATAAAATAGGTATATCTATACTACATTCAGGTTTTTTTTATTATAAATTTAAATCATTAAAAAAAAACAAAAAATATATATAGTGTCTATATTATATTTATTTTTATTCAAATATTTATGTAATATAAAAAAAATTTATTAAAAAAATTTTTCGGAGATATCTAAAATGTATGAAGTAATACTAGAAAGAGAAGATTGTACAATGTGTGGAAACTGTGTGGAAGTTGATGATACCAAATTTGCATTTGACAGTGATGATAGGGCAACAATCATTGGATCTGAACGTGATGATGATGTGGATGAATTAGAAACTGATGAACCAGAAATCTATGAAGAAGCTGCAGATGTATGTACAGGTGAATGTATAGAAGTTTATGATGATGAAGGAAACCCTGTATAGGAACATTTTTTTCTATATGCTTTCATGAAATTTGAAATATGAAAAAAAAAATATTTTATATTAGAAAAAGTCTAAAGTTTGAGGTTTTATATTTTTTATTATCCTCATCTTAATTCTTTTTTATAAAAAAATAGATAATTTTGAATTTCTTATTTTATAGAAGAATTAAATATTACATGAATATAAGAATTAAGTGAAAAGAAATATATTTCTCTTTTTTTTAACTCATTTTTTTTTAAAACTAAAAATTACAATCCCTTTTTTTTAAATATTAAAAAACTAGATTTTTACAATAATTTTATGAACTATAAATATAATAATTATTTTTTTTTATATAGAATTAGATTTTTCCTATAAAAAAAATATTAAAAAAAGGGGGAGGGGATGTTTTTTTTAATTGAAAGCTTTTTTTTTAAATACTCTTATTATGATTTATTTTATAAATCCTTCTTCATCATATCCTAGGGATGTTTTCTTTGTTAATGAAGCTTTTTTAGCTTTCTTTGATTTTCTAACAGGATTATATAGTAATCTTCTTGCACCTAATTTTATTAGTATTTCATTTTCAACATGGTAATGTTCATTACGATTAAATACAAGTGTACGTATAAGATCTCCAAGACCTCCTCCTGTAAGTACATCCATTACATAATCTCCAAATGTTGGATTTTGGATGTTTAAATAGTTTTCCAGGTAATACTTAAGTGTTTCTTCACGTAATTTAGCAATAAGAATTGCTGTTATCATAAATAAGATAAGCATTACTAAGAATTCTACTGGATAGAAAGCTGCTGGTGCTACTATTTTTGT comes from Methanosphaera cuniculi and encodes:
- a CDS encoding prephenate dehydrogenase, which translates into the protein MTCNENIKISIIGGTRGLGKWIAQELKKDNFNITITSRNKDSGEKVANKLNVNYTDDNIEAVKNADITIFSVPIEYMVDTIKQVAPHAQEGSLLVDVTSVKTETAETLTKYAPSNVNILPTHPMFGPRITSLDGQVVILTPIDKRCDLWYEKVFHYLNKKGAKIVVSTPQEHDKTMSVVQGLTHFSYISIASTIQQLQISVKKSREFASPVYSLMLDMISRIVSQNPYLYYSIQKSNPKTQYARGELIKQMQYLSDLINNDEEEEFVKNMSSSARYLDEYEEALGRSDKAISILTDDFKHIKNSIGSEIGLQHQYSGNVHIGKVINVNSDNVTILDLKNNTITLKISNVTIMSDDEIYQWKVDNLPIHNYDISVILPVSCNEEVLLDMFSKIEPIISVELKDVYAGKQIKDGFMSYTFTYSVFNKSDKEVVEDYMLGIGGIIR
- a CDS encoding mRNA surveillance protein pelota, whose protein sequence is MQIKKQDKKQGLIEVIPESLDDLWHLSHIIQPGDYITTLTTRRIQDNNSGKTRSDRGVKKTFYLSIRVEKISFHKYTGMLRLTGIIESGPEDLIPLGSYHTINVQINHPIQIRKTWNKWALDRLNEAIEASKRAPEIIVAIEDNITELGIIKQYGIDYIGPIIGDISGKRNIQKNRKEKIDEYYQQITDTILKHNNLNKLIIIGPGFTKNGYYEYLTDHYPEIAKKSILESTGAGGHAGIQEVLKNGLIESLSKDAKIAKETTQVNKLLEEIGKSSQQVTYATKNTQNAANMGAIEQLLVVDNMVRNPEIQQIMNTTENMGGHVMIISSEHDAGKQLEALGSIAAFLRYPI
- a CDS encoding glycosyltransferase, whose protein sequence is MKLLIFVTGRGIGGDAVTAYNISKTLKDENISSKVVLDPSAPGYYFKKRNIEWLKSPIPAAGGHAASKSRLMKAGLKTVKAVLDGRKLIKKEKADGVIGVIGGGAVIGCLSAKLAGVPSVGVVATPTDTKISLKLNPTLLLPESPSFTNKSLSSKYEVQHQYSPIKNDIITGNKEKILDKLPEKFNPDHKSVLFASGSTLFDDMAKAARKYAEENDDVNIFVIGAPLHDGINDILDHPNIINLGYINYIKDLYDLIDLAIITDDGLTLHETIACNLPVVVVIGVKYGRYHGLSKVFDGAVIESHIDDISENVNKALENKDEMKKATYKYSNEILNSSAHLVNFVKKHIKEDN
- a CDS encoding ferredoxin — protein: MYEVILEREDCTMCGNCVEVDDTKFAFDSDDRATIIGSERDDDVDELETDEPEIYEEAADVCTGECIEVYDDEGNPV